From the genome of Chanos chanos chromosome 5, fChaCha1.1, whole genome shotgun sequence, one region includes:
- the fasn gene encoding fatty acid synthase has product MEDIVIAGISGRLPESNNLEEFWENLFNGVDMVTEDDRRWKPGLYGLPRRNGKLKEIDRFDAAFFGVHPKQAHTMDPQLRLMLEISYEAIVDGGINPVSMRGTKTGVYIGVSGSEAGEAFSRDPEELLGYSMTGCQRAMFANRLSYFFDFNGPSTAIDTACSSSLLALENAFNAIRHGQCDAALVGGVNLLLKPNTSVQFMKLGMLSPDGTCKSFDASGNGYCRSEAAVAVLLTKRSIAKRVYATVLNAGNNTDGYKEQGVTFPSGEMQQRLVRSLYQEANISPEEVEYVEAHGTGTKVGDPQEVNGIVSVFCQSKREPLLIGSTKSNMGHPEPASGLAALAKVVLSLEHGVWAPNIHFNDPNPDIPALTDGRVRVVSEPIPVRGGIVGINSFGFGGSNVHVILRPPGPRPSASSAPLPVPRLLQACGRTEEAVGFLLQKSKEHVQDPSFLALLNEVSNVPTASMPYRGYALLGAQADATEVQQAQPTPRPLWYICSGMGTQWAGMGRTLMQLQEFRESIQRSDVALKDTGLCVSRLLMEADETTFEDTVHAFVGLAAIQIAQIDMLQKMGLRPDGIVGHSVGELACGYADGSLSHAEAILAAYWRGRCIKEANLPAGGMAAVGLTWEECKAQCPQGVVPACHNAEDTVTISGPQEAVSKFVAELKQTGVFAKEVRSAGVAFHSYYMASIAPALLAALQKVIKNPRPRSARWISTSIPQADWESPIALYSSAEYHVNNLVSPVLFQEGLSLVPDNAVVVEIAPHALLQAILKRSLKPTCSILPLMKRGHANNLEFFLSHVGKIYMNGISVDSNRLYPAVHYPIPKGSPLISPLIHWDHSQVWDVPKVEDFPAGSGGSTSATVYNIDMNPESPDYYMIGHCIDGRVLYPATGYLVLAWRTLMRSLGTVMEHTPVTFEDVTIHRATILPKSGSVQLEVRLMPATSRFEVSENGNLAVSGKIQQNLPQPRILPMTYDLFSQRAAECVVRGKVTLLEEAALDSFRSQLAQDMSAGEEDSKLRLKAGDIYKELRLRGYDYGKTFQGILESNSTGESGKLLWTGNWVTFLDTMLQMIVVGLPGRSLRLPTRIRSVCVDPTLHAERVQDYAQDQKAVNVHVNRCLDNITAGGVQICGLHATVAPRRQQQQTPPTLEEFVFVPYEETDSLSTNEKLAEQLRHCKGLINRLQRKLASQGVKISVPGLEGAGEGQLISAEGEKGLLRLLSLLCDLELNGNLRSELEQTVQKERDCLLQEPLISGLLDSHALRHCLDTALENSTPGRLKVVEALASDGRVFSRAVNLLNIQPMLHLDYTTSDLTTDLLEAHKSSLEELGLSAAQWDPRQSAAGGGLTGADLVVCNCAPGNAANPAELLNNLASAAREGGFVLIHTLLRGHTLGETVAFLTSQNNQQNLLTQAEWEKLFKQSSLNMVLLRKSFYGSALFLCRRQSPIKQPAFITVDNTDYGWVETLKSTLAESSDTPVWLTATHSHNGVVGMVNCLRQEPGGNRIRCAFVSNLRKSSPSPSLLPAEKAMQEVLQKDLCMNVYRDGQWGVFRHQLLPQELSEELTEQAYVNVLTRGDLSSLRWIASPLRHFTPSNPNVQLCRVYYASLNFRDIMLATGKLPPDAIPGDIALQQCMLGMEFSGRDPNGRRVMGLLPAKGLATCVDADKRFLWDVPSSWTLEQAASVPVVYATAYYSLVVRGRLRAGESVLIHSGSGGVGQAAIAIALSMGCRVFTTVGSREKRMYLQERFPQLTEDSFANSRDSSFEPHILRHTQGKGVDMVLNSLAEEKLQASLRCLARHGRFLEIGKYDLSNNTPLGMALFLKNVAFHGILLDALFEEGNREWEEVSDLLKDGIAKGVVEPLRTTVFERNQVEGAFRYMAQGKHIGKVLLQVRSEEKGSGVSSVSPLSLPAICRTFCPASHSYIITGGLGGFGLELAHWLTERGARKLVLTSRSGIRNGYQAKRVREWQSMGVQVLVSTSDISSLEGAERLITEACRLGPVGGIFHLAMVLKDGMLENLTQQQFIEVNKPKYDGTVHLDIVTRKMCPELSYFVAFSSVSCGRGNAGQSNYGFANSTMERVCEQRRHDNLPGLAVQWGAIGDVGVVLETMGGNDAVIGGTLPQRMASCLDVLDRFLCQQRPVMSSFVLAERVAVAKGDGAGQRDLVEAVAHILGVRDVNSLNADASLADLGLDSLMGVEVRQTLERDYDIVMAMREIRQLTINKLRELSSQSGGSMETSSSPVKKSGVQAVLETDLSQMLVNPDGPTVTRLNEVQSAERPLFLVHPIEGSIAAFRTLTAKLSVPCYGLECTKAAPLDSIQSLAEYYVGCVRQVQPEGPYRIAGYSFGACVAFEMCSQLQAANCPVEYLFLFDGSHSYVAAYTQSYKAKLTPGKESEAETEALCAFIQQFTGIEYNKLLETLLPLSDLEARVNKAVELITSSHKNVNRQSLHFAASTFYLKLKAADRYVPTAKYHGNITLLRAKASSDYGDGLGADYKLHEVCDGKVSVHVIEGDHRTFLEGEGVESITGIIHSSLAEPRVSAREG; this is encoded by the exons ATGGAGGATATTGTAATAGCTGGAATTTCGGGTCGACTGCCGGAGTCTAACAACTTGGAAGAATTCTGGGAAAACCTCTTCAATGGAGTGGACATGGTTACAGAGGATGACAGGCGGTGGAAGCCAG GTCTCTATGGCCTTCCCCGCAGAAACGGCAAACTCAAAGAGATCGACAGATTTGACGCCGCCTTTTTCGGCGTGCACCCCAAACAGGCCCACACCATGGACCCTCAGCTCAGGCTGATGCTGGAGATCTCTTACGAGGCCATCGTTGACGGAG GTATAAACCCAGTGTCCATGCGTGGCACTAAGACTGGCGTCTACATTGGCGTGAGCGGCTCAGAGGCTGGCGAGGCCTTCAGCAGAGACCCGGAGGAACTGCTGGGATACAGTATGACGGGATGCCAACGTGCCATGTTTGCCAACAGACTCTCCTACTTCTTCGACTTCAACG gtCCCAGTACGGCCATTGATACTGCGTGTTCATCCAGTCTCTTGGCTCTGGAAAACGCTTTCAACGCCATTCGTCATGGCCAGTGTGATGCAGCCCTGGTGGGCGGAGTTAACCTGCTCCTTAAACCCAACACGTCTGTCCAGTTCATGAAACTGGGCATGCTCAGTCCAGATGGCACCTGCAAGTCTTTCGACGCGTCAG GAAACGGCTACTGTCGTTCTGAAGCCGCTGTGGCGGTGCTGTTGACCAAGAGGTCCATCGCCAAGAGGGTTTACGCCACAGTCCTCAACGCCGGGAACAACACGGACGGCTACAAGGAGCAAg GTGTGACATTCCCATCAGGTGAGATGCAGCAGCGTCTGGTTCGTTCTCTCTATCAGGAGGCCAACATCTCGCCAGAGGAAGTGGAATATGTAGAGGCTCATGGTACCGGCACCAAG gttggAGACCCACAGGAAGTGAACGGCATTGTCAGTGTCTTCTGCCAATCAAAGCGAGAGCCTTTGCTGATTGGCTCGACCAAATCCAACATGGGCCATCCTGAGCCCGCCTCTGGCCTGGCAGCTCTTGCCAAG gTCGTCCTATCTCTGGAACACGGCGTATGGGCTCCCAACATCCACTTCAACGATCCGAACCCAGACATTCCCGCCTTGACCGACGGGCGCGTCCGAGTCGTGTCCGAGCCCATCCCCGTCCGCGGGGGCATCGTCGGCATCAACTCCTTCGGTTTTGGTGGCTCCAACGTTCACGTGATCCTCCGACCCCCGGGGCCCAGGCCCTCCgcctcctctgctcctctccccgTACCCAGACTCCTGCAGGCGTGCGGACGCACGGAGGAGGCTGTCGGTTTTCTCCTCCAGAAGAGCAAGGAGCACGTTCAGGACCCCAGCTTCCTGGCCCTGCTGAACGAGGTGTCAAACGTGCCCACTGCCAGTATGCCCTACAGGGGCTACGCTCTGCTGGGTGCCCAGGCTGATGCCACAGAGGTCCAGCAAGCCCAGCCTACACCCAGGCCCCTCTGGTACATCTGCTCAG gCATGGGCACGCAGTGGGCGGGGATGGGTCGCACTCTGATGCAGCTGCAGGAATTCCGTGAGTCCATCCAGCGTTCAGACGTGGCTCTGAAGgacacaggtctgtgtgtatcGCGCCTGCTGATGGAGGCAGATGAAACCACCTTCGAGGACACTGTCCATGCTTTTGTGGGCCTGGCAGCCatccag ATCGCTCAGATCGACATGCTTCAGAAGATGGGTTTGAGACCGGACGGTATCGTGGGTCACTCTGTGGGCGAGCTGGCATGTGGCTATGCTGATGGCTCTCTCAGTCACGCTGAGGCTATCCTGGCTGCCTACTGGAGAGGGCGCTGTATCAAAGAGGCCAACCTGCCCGCGGGGGGCATGGCCGCCGTGG gtctGACATGGGAAGAGTGTAAGGCCCAGTGTCCACAGGGTGTGGTCCCTGCCTGTCACAATGCTGAGGACACAGTGACAATCTCTGGTCCTCAG gaggCGGTGAGTAAGTTTGTGGCAGAGCTGAAACAGACTGGCGTGTTTGCCAAAGAAGTACGCAGTGCGGGCGTGGCCTTCCACTCTTATTACATGGCCTCCATCGCCCCTGCTCTGCTCGCCGCGCTACAGAAG GTCATTAAGAATCCCCGCCCGCGTTCGGCCCGTTGGATCAGCACCTCCATCCCTCAGGCCGACTGGGAAAGTCCGATCGCTCTCTACTCCTCAGCAGAATACCACGTCAACAACCTGGTCAGCCCGGTACTGTTCCAGGAGGGACTGAGCCTGGTACCAGACAACGCAGTGGTGGTGGAGATAGCGCCCCATGCTCTGCTGCAG GCCATTCTGAAGCGTAGCCTGAAGCCCACTTGTTCAATACTCCCCCTGATGAAGAGAGGACACGCCAACAACCTggagtttttcctctctcacgtGGGCAAAATCTACATGAACGG GATCAGCGTGGACAGTAACAGGCTGTACCCTGCtgtacactaccctatacccaagGGTAGCCCTCTCATCTCCCCTCTCATCCACTGGGATCATTCCCAGGTCTGGGACGTTCCCAAAGTGGAGGACTTCCCGGCCGGATCCGGTGGCTCGACTTCCGCCACAGTGTATAACATTG ACATGAATCCTGAGTCTCCAGACTATTACATGATTGGCCACTGCATTGACGGGCGGGTGCTGTATCCAGCCACGGGCTACCTGGTGTTGGCCTGGAGGACACTGATGAGGAGTTTAGGGACAGTCATGGAACACACCCCCGTCACGTTCGAGGATGTCACCATCCACAGAGCTACTATTCTACCTAAGAGCG GCTCGGTCCAGCTGGAGGTTCGTCTCATGCCAGCCACCAGCCGATTCGAGGTGTCGGAAAACGGCAACCTGGCTGTCAGTGGTAAGATCCAACAGAATCTCCCGCAGCCGAGGATACTTCCTATGACCTATGACCTGTTCTCCCAGCG AGCAGCTGAGTGTGTTGTCAGGG gtaaagTGACTCTCTTGGAGGAGGCAGCGCTGGACTCGTTCCGCTCTCAGCTGGCTCAGGACATGAGCGCCGGAGAGGAAGACTCTAAACTGCGTCTGAAAGCCGGAGACATCTACAAAGAACTGCGTCTCCGTGGTTACGACTATGGAAAAACGTTCCAGGGAATCCTGGAGTCCAACAGCACTG GGGAGAGTGGGAAGCTGCTGTGGACTGGAAACTGGGTGACGTTTTTGGACACCATGCTGCAGATGATTGTGGTCGGTCTGCCTGGGCGGAGTCTCCGCCTGCCCACACGCATACGCTCCGTCTGCGTGGACCCGACCCTGCATGCGGAGAGGGTCCAGGACTATGCCCAAGACCAGAAGG ccgTCAACGTCCACGTGAACCGTTGCCTTGACAACATTACGGCGGGCGGGGTTCAGATCTGTGGCCTTCACGCCACTGTGGCGCCACGTCGCCAACAGCAACAGACTCCGCCCACTCTGGAAGAGTTTGTCTTTGTGCCATACGAGGAGACGGACAGCCTGTCGACCAATGAGAAACTAGCAGAACAGCTGAGACACTGCAAAG GTCTGATTAACCGTCTGCAGAGGAAGCTGGCCAGTCAGGGGGTGAAGATTTCGGTGCCCGGTTtggagggggcgggggagggCCAGTTGATCAGTGCGGAGGGGGAGAAGGGTTTGCTCAGgctcctgtctctcctgtgtGACCTGGAGCTGAACGGTAATCTCCGCTCGGAGCTGGAGCAGACggtgcagaaagagagagactgcctCCTCCAGGAGCCGCTGATCAGCGGCCTGCTGGACTCCCACGCCCTGAGGCACTGCCTGGACACGGCGCTGGAGAACAGCACCCCGGGAAGGCTCAAAGTTGTGGAG GCTCTGGCTAGCGATGGCAGAGTGTTCTCCCGAGCCGTCAACCTCCTCAATATCCAACCCATGCTTCATTTGGACTACACCACCTCTGACCTCACCACAGACCTACTGGAAGCCCACAAGAGCTCACTGGAAGAACTGGGGCTGTCGGCCGCCCAGTGGGACCCGAGGCAGTCCGCAGCGGGAGGCGGCCTGACCGGGGCAGACCTGGTGGTGTGTAACTGCGCGCCGGGAAACGCGGCGAACCCCGCTGAGCTGCTGAATAACCTGGCGTCTGCCGCCAGAGAGGGAGGTTTTGTCCTGATCCACACCCTGCTCAGGGGACACACCCTGGGAGAGACGGTGGCCTTCCTCACCTCCCAGAACAACCAGCAGAACCTTCTCACACAG GCGGAGTGGGAGAAGCTGTTTAAACAGTCCTCTCTAAACATGGTCCTGCTGAGAAAGTCCTTCTACGGTTCAGCCCTGTTCCTGTGCCGCAGACAAAGCCCAATCAAACAGCCTGCCTTCATCACCGTTGACAACACAGACTACGGATGGGTGGAGACACTCAAG AGCACGTTGGCTGAGTCGTCTGACACACCTGTTTGGCTCACAGCCACTCACAGCCATAACGGAGTGGTGGGAATGGTTAACTGTCTGAGACAGGAACCAGGAGGCAACCGCATACG GTGTGCGTTTGTGTCCAACCTCCGTAAGTCCTCTCCCTCGCCCTCCCTCCTGCCTGCGGAGAAGGCCATGCAGGAGGTGCTGCAGAAGGATCTGTGCATGAACGTTTACCGTGACGGACAGTGGGGCGTGTTCAGACACCAGCTCCTCCCACAAG agCTGAGCGAGGAGCTCACTGAGCAGGCCTATGTGAACGTTCTGACCCGTGGAGATCTCTCCTCTCTGCGCTGGATCGCGTCTCCGCTACGTCACTTCACGCCATCCAACCCCAACGTGCAGCTGTGCCGTGTTTACTACGCCTCCCTCAATTTCAGAGACATCATGCTCGCCACCGGCAAACTGCCCCCCGACGCCATCccag GAGACATAGCACTGCAGCAGTGCATGTTGGGAATGGAGTTTTCGGGTCGCGACCCCAACGGACGGCGAGTGATGGGCCTGCTGCCGGCTAAAGGTCTGGCCACCTGTGTGGACGCCGACAAGCGTTTCCTGTGGGACGTGCCCTCCAGCTG gACTCTGGAGCAGGCGGCGTCCGTGCCCGTGGTGTATGCCACGGCATATTACTCGCTGGTGGTCCGCGGGCGTCTGCGGGCAGGAGAGAGCGTGCTCATTCACTCTGGGTCAGGAGGGGTCGGCCAGGCCGCCATCGCCATCGCCCTGAGCATGGGCTGCAGAGTCTTCACCACCGTGG gttccAGGGAAAAGAGGATGTACCTGCAGGAGCGCTTCCCTCAGCTCACTGAAGACTCGTTTGCCAACTCCAGAGACTCGTCCTTTGAGCCACACATTCTGCGCCACACACAGGGCAAAg gggttGACATGGTTCTGAACTCTCTGGCTGAGGAGAAGCTGCAGGCTAGCTTGCGTTGCCTGGCCCGTCACGGTCGTTTCCTGGAGATCGGAAAATACGACCTGTCCAACAACACCCCTCTCG GCATGGCTCTCTTCCTGAAGAATGTGGCGTTCCATGGAATTCTGCTGGACGCTCTGTTTGAGGAGGGAAATCGGGAATGGGAGGAGGTGTCTGACCTGCTGAAGGACGGCATCGCCAAAGGGGTGGTGGAGCCCCTGCGCACCACCGTGTTTGAGAGGAACCAGGTGGAGGGCGCTTTCCGTTACATGGCCCAGGGAAAACACATCGGCAAAGTCCTGCTGCAG gtgcGTTCTGAGGAAAAGGGAAGCGGTGTGTCTTCcgtctctcctctttctcttcctgctATCTGCCGGACCTTCTGCCCCGCCTCCCATTCTTACATCATCACCGGTGGGCTGGGCGGTTTCGGTTTGGAACTCGCTCATTGGCTGACTGAGAGAGGGGCTCGCAAACTGGTTTTGACATCTCGCTCTGGAATTCGTAACG GTTACCAAGCCAAGCGAGTGCGTGAGTGGCAGAGCATGGGTGTACAGGTCCTCGTGTCCACCAGTGACATCAGCAGCCTGGAGGGGGCGGAGCGACTGATCACTGAAGCCTGCAGACTGGGCCCAGTGGGCGGGATCTTCCACCTCGCTATG GTTCTGAAAGATGGCATGTTGGAGAATCTGACCCAACAACAATTTATCGAAGTCAACAAACCCAAATACGACGGGACAGTGCACCTGGACAT AGTGACACGGAAGATGTGTCCGGAGCTCAGTTACTTTGTGGCCTTCTCCTCGGTCAGCTGTGGCCGCGGAAACGCCGGACAGAGCAACTACGGTTTCGCCAACTCCACCATGGAGCGCGTATGCGAGCAGCGTCGCCACGACAACCTGCCCGGCCTGGCGGTGCAGTGGGGCGCCATCGGGGACGTGGGCGTGGTCCTGGAGACGATGGGCGGTAACGACGCGGTGATTGGCGGCACTTTGCCCCAGCGCATGGCATCGTGCCTGGACGTTTTGGACCGCTTCCTGTGCCAGCAGAGGCCGGTCATGTCCAGTTTCGTGCTGGCGGAGAGGGTGGCGGTTGCCAAGGGAGACGGAGCCGGGCAGAGAGACTTGGTGGAGGCCGTCGCTCATATTCTTG GTGTGCGTGACGTAAACAGCCTAAATGCTGACGCCTCATTGGCTGATCTGGGCCTTGACTCACTGATGGGCGTGGAAGTGCGGCAGACCTTGGAGAGGGATTACGACATTGTCATGGCGATGAGGGAAATCCGACAGCTGACCATCAACAAACTCCGGGAGCTGTCCAGCCAATCAGGAGGCTCTATGG AAACCAGTTCATCTCCTGTGAAGAAGTCCGGTGTTCAGGCTGTGCTGGAGACAGACCTGAGTCAGATGCTGGTGAATCCGGACGGGCCCACGGTGACGCGTCTGAACGAGGTTCAGAGTGCGGAGAGACCCCTGTTCCTCGTCCACCCCATTGAGGGCTCCATCGCCGCCTTCCGGACCCTCACGGCCAAGCTCAGCGTGCCCTGCTACGGCCTCGAGTGCACCAAAG ctgctCCTCTGGACAGTATTCAGAGTTTGGCGGAGTACTATGTggggtgtgtgagacaggtccAGCCGGAGGGCCCGTATCGGATCGCTGGGTACTCGTTCGGTGCCTGTGTGGCCTTTGAGATGTGCTCCCAGCTCCAGGCGGCCAACTGTCCGGTGGAATACCTTTTCCTGTTCGACGGATCCCACTCTTACGTAGCGGCCTACACACAG agctacAAAGCCAAGCTGACCCCTGGGAAAGAGTCTGAAGCTGAGACTGAGGCCCTGTGTGCCTTCATTCAGCAGTTCACTGGCATCGAATACAacaag CTGTTGGAGACGCTGTTACCCCTGTCCGACCTGGAGGCTCGTGTGAACAAAGCCGTGGAGCTGATCACATCCAGTCACAAAAACGTCAACCGCCAGTCTCTCCACTTCGCCGCCTCCACGTTCTACCTCAAACTCAAAGCCGCCGACCGCTACGTTCCCACCGCCAAATACCACGGCAACATCACGCTGCTGAGAGCCAAGGCCAGCAGCGACTACGGCGATGGCCTAGGGGCCGACTACAAACTCCACGAG GTGTGTGACGGGAAGGTGTCTGTGCACGTGATCGAGGGAGATCACCGCACGTTTTTGGAGGGAGAAGGTGTGGAGTCCATCACCGGCATCATTCACAGCTCTCTGGCCGAGCCACGTGTTAGTGCCAGAGAGGGTTGA
- the cybc1 gene encoding cytochrome b-245 chaperone 1 homolog produces the protein MQVTGMVYMEVENHTTDKLHLKRSPGIRSWSLFVGIASVGLAAAYYSSDRAFWKAFYVTGCVFIALQNMEEWEEALFDKVKGLIELKTFSIYSWCLTLGKRGQEKMVLDLHQLRDVSVHEERVRYLGKGYIVMLRLATGFSHPLTVNATVGGRSDVEAVANLLKRFLELDKIQKGWDQNYEEDYVSDYEDDDDDDDDNNEGEEKTEPAEELRNDSQDEDTPATPQ, from the exons ATGCAAGTTacaggt ATGGTTTATATGGAAGTGGAGAATCACACAACTGATAAGCTTCATTTGAAGCGGTCGCCCGGGATCCGATCCTGGTCTCTCTTCGTAG GTATTGCATCTGTTGGTCTTGCTGCAGCATATTATAGCTCAG acaGAGCATTCTGGAAGGCATTTTATGTCACGGGTTGTGTATTCATAGCCCTTCAGAACATGGAAGAATGGGAG GAGGCGCTATTCGATAAGGTGAAGGGTTTAATCGAGCTCAAGACATTCAGCATTTACTCCTGGTGTCTAACCCTGGGAAAGAGAGGGCAGGAGAAAA TGGTGCTGGATCTCCATCAGCTGCGTGACGTCAGTGTGCACGAGGAGAGGGTGCGTTATCTGGGTAAAGGTTACATCGTGATGCTTCGGTTAGCCACGGgcttctctcatcctctcacgGTGAACGCCACGGTGGGAGGACGCAG TGACGTTGAGGCTGTTGCGAACTTGCTGAAGCGTTTTTTGGAGCTGGACAAGATTCAGAAAGGCTGGGATCAGAACTACGAGGAAGACTATGTCAGCGAttatgaggatgatgatgatgacgacgatgacaATAATGAAGGCGAGGAAAAAACTGAGCCCGCCGAGGAGCTGAGAAATGATTCACAGGACGAGGACACCCCAGCGACCCCtcagtga